The Triticum aestivum cultivar Chinese Spring chromosome 7B, IWGSC CS RefSeq v2.1, whole genome shotgun sequence genome window below encodes:
- the LOC123157564 gene encoding MADS-box transcription factor 16, which produces MGRGKIEIKRIENATNRQVTYSKRRSGIMKKARELTVLCDAQVAIIMFSSTGKYHEFCSTGTDIKGIFDRYQQAIGTSLWIEQYENMQRTLSHLKDINRNLRTEIRQRMGEDLDALEFEELRDLEQNVDAALKEVRQRKYHVITTQTETYKKKVKHSQEAYKNLQQELGMREDPAYGFVDNPAAGGWDGVAAVAMGGGSAADMYAFRVVPSQPNLHGMAYGGSHDLRLG; this is translated from the exons ATGGGGCGGGGGAAGATTGAGATAAAGCGGATCGAGAACGCCACCAACAGGCAGGTGACCTACTCCAAGCGCCGGTCGGGGATCATGAAGAAGGCGCGGGAGCTCACCGTGCTCTGCGACGCCCAGGTCGCCATCATCATGTTCTCCTCCACCGGCAAGTACCACGAGTTCTGCAGCACCGGCACCGA catcaaggggatcTTTGACCGCTACCAGCAGGCCATCGGGACCAGCCTGTGGATCGAGCAGTATGAG AATATGCagcgcacgctgagccatctcaagGACATCAATCGGAACCTGCGCACCGAGATCAG GCAAAGGATGGGTGAAGATCTGGACGCGCTGGAGTTCGAGGAGCTGCGCGACCTTGAACAAAATGTCGATGCCGCTCTCAAGGAGGTCCGCCAGAGGAAG TATCATGTGATCACCACGCAGACTGAAACCTACAAGAAGAAG GTGAAGCACTCCCAGGAGGCATACAAGAATCTGCAGCAGGAGCTG GGCATGCGCGAGGACCCGGCGTACGGATTCGTGGACAACCCGGCCGCGGGCGGGTGGGACGGCGTGGCGGCGGTGGCGAtgggcggcggctcggcggcggaCATGTACGCCTTCCGCGTGGTGCCCAGCCAGCCCAACCTGCACGGCATGGCCTACGGCGGCTCCCACGACCTGCGCCTCGGCTAA